A window of the Acetobacteraceae bacterium genome harbors these coding sequences:
- a CDS encoding sel1 repeat family protein yields MRLKISGRFGALSAFCGIGMAVFIAGCAVHPPPLHPTNLKRLNSVLAEGRKAPDLLAVQKSAEAGSPSDEYNLGVFYFKGVGVPQDDAKAVELWQESADQNYALAQYNLGLLYAQGRGVPQSYVKAAELYQRAATQGDALAQYHLGVFYENGRGVKLDYERAAELYQQAAEQGIAEAQSNLGMFYTYGRGVPKNYLKAADLYQEAADQGLAEAQYNLGFAYARGEGRHQDYTKAVEWWQKSANQGYVPAQFNLGLAYEGGVGVTQDYLKAAELFRQAASQGNKRAKASLKDLYQMYPTLRPEPTSAFGILVAKAKAEAEEHTPDFIRGD; encoded by the coding sequence ATGCGTCTTAAAATTTCAGGGCGTTTTGGGGCGTTAAGCGCTTTTTGTGGTATTGGCATGGCAGTGTTCATTGCTGGCTGTGCCGTCCATCCTCCGCCTTTGCACCCTACCAATTTAAAGCGTTTGAATAGTGTGCTTGCGGAAGGGCGTAAAGCGCCCGATCTGCTGGCTGTGCAAAAGTCTGCCGAGGCGGGCAGTCCCTCAGACGAATATAATTTAGGAGTGTTTTACTTTAAAGGGGTTGGTGTGCCCCAAGATGATGCCAAAGCGGTTGAATTATGGCAGGAATCTGCCGATCAGAATTATGCGCTGGCGCAATATAATTTGGGGCTTTTATATGCGCAGGGCAGAGGCGTGCCTCAAAGTTACGTTAAAGCAGCGGAACTTTATCAAAGGGCAGCAACGCAGGGCGATGCGCTGGCGCAGTATCATCTCGGCGTTTTTTATGAAAATGGCAGAGGGGTCAAGCTGGATTATGAAAGAGCCGCCGAACTTTACCAACAGGCCGCAGAGCAAGGGATTGCGGAGGCGCAGTCTAATTTAGGCATGTTTTATACTTATGGCAGAGGCGTGCCTAAAAATTATCTCAAAGCGGCTGATTTATATCAGGAGGCGGCTGATCAGGGGCTTGCCGAGGCGCAGTATAATTTAGGTTTTGCCTATGCCAGAGGGGAAGGACGGCATCAGGATTATACAAAGGCTGTGGAATGGTGGCAAAAATCGGCTAATCAAGGCTATGTGCCAGCACAATTTAATTTAGGGCTGGCTTATGAGGGCGGTGTCGGCGTTACACAGGATTATTTAAAAGCGGCAGAGCTTTTCAGGCAGGCGGCAAGTCAGGGCAATAAGCGGGCAAAGGCTTCTTTGAAAGACCTTTACCAAATGTATCCGACCCTGCGCCCCGAGCCAACCAGCGCCTTTGGGATTCTCGTTGCGAAGGCAAAAGCGGAAGCTGAAGAACACACGCCAGACTTTATACGGGGGGATTAA
- a CDS encoding sel1 repeat family protein, whose amino-acid sequence MGMAFLLVALMAGSAFLGFKFLRNFLNHHKHLSLASPVPEKEILEKAAEAGNAQAQYDLGHLYRKGKDVPQNWEKTVELWEKSSRQEYAPALLALALLYETGQGVAQDLSHARALYQKAAAQGDDKAQLALAVFYEKGEVFAQDYAKAAEFYAKAAAQGNASAQYHLGVLYANGQGVRQNLAQAVICYQKAADQGDADAQYNLATLYAMGQGVPQSWQQAEKWWQKAADQGDTEAKYNLEMMAQRGLSLAHHQAMKEAKLQEEAEDRKYDTAQLVLDRLYEKHPELMP is encoded by the coding sequence ATGGGAATGGCATTTTTGCTTGTGGCACTTATGGCGGGAAGCGCTTTTTTAGGCTTTAAGTTTTTAAGAAACTTTTTAAACCATCACAAACACCTCTCTTTAGCTTCCCCTGTCCCTGAAAAAGAAATCTTGGAAAAAGCGGCCGAAGCTGGCAATGCGCAGGCGCAATATGATCTCGGTCATCTCTATCGCAAAGGCAAAGATGTCCCCCAAAATTGGGAAAAAACCGTTGAACTTTGGGAGAAATCTTCCCGTCAGGAATATGCGCCTGCTCTGCTGGCGTTAGCCCTTCTGTATGAAACAGGGCAAGGGGTCGCGCAAGATCTTTCCCATGCGAGGGCACTTTATCAAAAAGCGGCTGCACAGGGCGATGATAAGGCGCAGTTAGCGCTGGCGGTTTTCTATGAAAAAGGGGAGGTTTTCGCACAAGATTACGCTAAAGCAGCTGAATTTTATGCCAAGGCCGCTGCTCAAGGCAATGCGTCAGCCCAATATCATTTAGGGGTTTTATATGCCAATGGCCAAGGGGTCAGGCAGAATCTCGCCCAAGCTGTGATTTGTTATCAAAAAGCCGCCGATCAAGGCGATGCGGATGCGCAATATAATTTGGCAACCTTGTATGCGATGGGGCAAGGCGTGCCTCAAAGTTGGCAGCAAGCTGAAAAATGGTGGCAAAAAGCGGCCGATCAAGGAGACACAGAGGCTAAGTATAATTTAGAGATGATGGCACAAAGAGGCCTTAGCCTTGCCCATCATCAGGCCATGAAAGAAGCCAAATTGCAGGAAGAGGCCGAGGACCGAAAATACGATACCGCCCAACTGGTCTTAGATCGACTTTACGAAAAACACCCAGAACTAATGCCGTGA
- a CDS encoding SEL1-like repeat protein — MRKKLAGVALAFGAVFLPSTSCLAESDSESESQQPSAELPVAEASPSEKLSSSFFRPGIFSKIAKIVSGSVATDDIPSLQKEAEAGNPEAQFILGFIYAKGKGVVQDNLKAAELWGEAADHGHVLAQHNLGILYEEGAGVPQDYAKAAEFYKKAASGGNAEAEYNLGTLYERGEGVQQDAGKATELYQKAAAQGNVDAEYNLANDYAKGDGVPQNYAKAVDLFEKAAAQGDSQAQYNLGILYEHGKGVGKSYAKAASLYRMAAEQDDAQAAYNLAVLYEHGLGVPKNYFKAAEYYQKASDRGYADAQYNLGNAYVNGEGVPQNNTKAVALWQKSADQGYALAQLNLAQAYEQGVGIEQDYGKAAEFYKKAADQGNTKAQKALEELYKAHTELRSQEGLGMAYEQGQGVPQDLVKAAEFYKKAADRGDEKAQLALEDLYVQHPELRAQEYVNSPSELAKPILPESDSEGSKGEDKDL, encoded by the coding sequence ATGCGAAAAAAACTTGCTGGTGTAGCATTGGCTTTTGGGGCGGTGTTTTTGCCAAGTACAAGCTGTCTGGCAGAGTCAGATTCCGAATCCGAATCCCAGCAACCTTCTGCAGAATTGCCTGTTGCGGAGGCGTCTCCTTCTGAAAAGCTTTCCTCTTCGTTTTTTCGGCCAGGGATTTTTTCAAAAATTGCGAAAATTGTTTCAGGGTCGGTTGCAACCGATGATATTCCTTCGCTCCAGAAAGAAGCAGAAGCTGGTAACCCAGAAGCGCAGTTTATTCTGGGATTCATCTATGCCAAGGGCAAAGGGGTTGTGCAGGATAATCTCAAAGCAGCCGAATTATGGGGAGAAGCTGCCGATCACGGCCATGTGCTTGCCCAGCATAATTTAGGCATTCTCTATGAAGAGGGCGCAGGCGTTCCGCAAGATTACGCTAAGGCCGCAGAATTTTATAAAAAAGCCGCCAGTGGGGGCAATGCCGAGGCAGAGTATAATCTTGGCACGCTCTATGAGCGTGGCGAAGGGGTGCAGCAGGACGCAGGCAAGGCCACCGAGCTGTATCAAAAAGCCGCAGCGCAGGGCAATGTCGATGCAGAATATAACCTAGCCAATGATTATGCCAAAGGCGATGGCGTTCCCCAGAATTATGCCAAAGCAGTTGATCTTTTTGAAAAAGCCGCCGCCCAAGGGGATTCACAGGCGCAGTATAATCTTGGCATTCTCTATGAGCACGGAAAAGGTGTTGGGAAAAGCTATGCGAAAGCGGCCAGCCTGTACCGTATGGCGGCAGAGCAGGACGATGCGCAGGCGGCTTATAATCTGGCGGTTTTGTACGAGCATGGATTAGGCGTGCCCAAAAATTATTTTAAAGCGGCGGAATATTATCAAAAAGCCTCTGACAGAGGCTATGCGGATGCGCAATATAATCTTGGGAATGCTTATGTAAATGGCGAAGGTGTGCCCCAGAATAACACGAAAGCGGTCGCACTTTGGCAAAAATCAGCAGATCAGGGCTATGCGCTGGCACAGTTAAACTTAGCGCAGGCCTATGAGCAAGGGGTTGGGATTGAGCAGGATTATGGTAAAGCGGCTGAGTTTTATAAAAAAGCCGCCGATCAGGGAAATACAAAGGCGCAAAAAGCGCTAGAGGAACTCTACAAAGCGCATACAGAACTCCGTTCGCAGGAAGGGCTTGGCATGGCCTATGAGCAAGGCCAAGGCGTGCCGCAGGATTTGGTAAAAGCCGCAGAGTTTTATAAAAAAGCGGCGGATCGAGGCGATGAAAAAGCCCAACTGGCTTTAGAAGATTTGTATGTGCAGCATCCGGAGTTGCGGGCACAGGAATATGTGAATTCCCCTTCTGAGCTGGCCAAACCAATTTTGCCAGAATCTGATTCAGAAGGCAGTAAAGGCGAAGATAAGGACCTTTAA
- a CDS encoding sel1 repeat family protein translates to MLGKGRLDMRKKGTSSLILGAVFVISMPCFAVHAEEKQTDKNFKTSVLQSEEDPELARLRKNAEEGDAQAQYDLGDCYASGECPANEKDVSKKDLKGIIHGEDMRTVPFGEMKAAEWWQKSAAQGNMKAQYSLAVLYHSGRGVPFDYEKAFALFKAAADQGDGQSMYNVAQAYEIGEGTAENDEKAVEYYLKAIEKNVAGASVNLRALYKRHPELHH, encoded by the coding sequence ATGTTAGGAAAAGGGCGTTTGGATATGCGTAAAAAAGGTACGTCTTCTCTCATTTTAGGGGCTGTTTTTGTCATTAGTATGCCGTGCTTTGCCGTCCATGCTGAGGAAAAGCAGACAGATAAAAATTTTAAAACCTCTGTTTTACAGTCTGAGGAAGACCCCGAGCTTGCCCGCCTTCGGAAAAATGCGGAGGAAGGGGATGCTCAAGCGCAGTATGACCTTGGGGATTGCTATGCGAGCGGCGAATGTCCTGCCAATGAGAAAGATGTCTCTAAAAAGGATTTGAAAGGCATTATTCACGGTGAGGATATGCGCACTGTTCCTTTCGGCGAGATGAAAGCGGCGGAATGGTGGCAGAAATCAGCAGCGCAAGGCAATATGAAGGCGCAATATAGCCTTGCTGTTCTCTATCATAGCGGTCGAGGCGTCCCGTTTGACTATGAGAAAGCTTTTGCGCTTTTTAAGGCTGCCGCTGATCAGGGAGACGGCCAGTCGATGTATAATGTCGCTCAAGCCTATGAAATCGGGGAAGGCACCGCAGAGAATGATGAAAAAGCGGTAGAATATTATCTCAAAGCGATCGAAAAGAATGTCGCAGGGGCGTCGGTCAATTTAAGGGCGCTTTATAAGCGCCATCCAGAACTGCATCATTAA
- a CDS encoding PBSX family phage terminase large subunit, with translation MNLSILHSYAARVSQPLLTSKARYLGVYGGRSSGKSHFFAELLIKNALSRPGYRTVCVREIQKSIRFSARQTLIDKIHYLNLGAFFEIQEQFIRSPAGGMIIFQGLQDHNADSIKSLEGFDLAWIEEAQSISARSWRLLRPTIRKTGSQIWASWNPERLDSPIDQFFRSPQAHENKNICAVEANWRDNPWFSEELSQERQLDALLLDPAHYQHIWEGGYLCHSEALIFQRNLFLEESFEPPHKIRFYFGMDFGFSQDPTAFIRCWIVKDSLYIDYAEGAQQIELDHLPSLLKTIPEAEKWPIKADSARPETISYLARQGFKISAAKKWAGSVEDGIARLKAFKEIHVHKRAYKIAKEFQSYAYQTNRLTGEILPLIEDKNNHWIDALRYGLDSFIQNQRHLPKIKNFRL, from the coding sequence ATGAATCTTTCTATTTTACACAGTTACGCTGCCCGTGTTTCCCAGCCTCTTTTAACTTCCAAAGCCCGCTATCTTGGCGTTTATGGCGGACGCAGTTCTGGCAAATCTCATTTTTTTGCAGAGCTTTTAATCAAAAATGCCCTCTCACGTCCTGGCTATCGGACCGTCTGCGTGCGTGAAATTCAAAAATCTATCCGTTTCTCCGCACGACAAACCCTTATTGATAAAATTCACTATCTCAATCTCGGTGCTTTTTTTGAAATTCAAGAACAATTTATCCGATCCCCTGCTGGCGGTATGATTATCTTTCAGGGATTGCAGGATCATAATGCAGATTCTATCAAATCCTTAGAAGGGTTTGATCTCGCATGGATTGAAGAGGCGCAATCTATCAGCGCACGCTCATGGCGCTTATTACGTCCAACAATCCGCAAAACAGGCTCGCAAATCTGGGCGAGTTGGAATCCTGAAAGGCTCGACAGCCCTATCGACCAGTTTTTCCGGTCTCCGCAAGCGCACGAAAATAAAAATATTTGCGCTGTTGAAGCCAACTGGCGGGATAATCCCTGGTTTTCCGAAGAACTCTCCCAAGAACGGCAATTAGATGCACTGCTTCTTGACCCTGCGCATTATCAGCATATTTGGGAAGGTGGCTATCTCTGCCATTCCGAAGCACTCATTTTTCAGCGTAATCTTTTCTTAGAAGAGAGTTTTGAACCGCCCCATAAAATACGTTTCTATTTCGGTATGGATTTTGGCTTTTCCCAAGACCCGACGGCCTTTATCCGCTGTTGGATTGTCAAAGACAGCCTCTATATTGATTATGCGGAAGGCGCTCAGCAAATTGAACTTGACCATCTTCCTTCGCTTCTTAAAACCATTCCAGAGGCCGAGAAATGGCCAATTAAAGCCGACAGCGCTCGGCCAGAGACAATCTCTTATCTCGCACGGCAAGGATTTAAAATCAGCGCTGCCAAGAAATGGGCAGGTTCAGTGGAAGATGGCATCGCCCGCCTCAAAGCTTTTAAAGAAATCCATGTTCATAAACGGGCTTATAAAATTGCCAAGGAATTTCAGTCTTATGCCTATCAGACAAACCGTCTCACAGGCGAGATTCTGCCTCTGATTGAGGATAAGAACAACCATTGGATTGACGCGCTGCGCTATGGGCTGGACAGCTTTATTCAAAACCAGCGCCATCTGCCTAAAATCAAAAATTTTCGGCTCTAA
- a CDS encoding HAD family hydrolase, which produces MPFSAIPFEKLKLIVFDVDGTLYPQFPIRRNMVVRLLWELVKNRSFRTSNIIQDYRHLREKFGEDNTPDFSAKVKKEIQAKYHLSSDEYDVFIEEWLYEKPLSWLVNIRFPEMEDVFEFLKQHKIKIGILSDFPAEDKISKLHLTADYIYWAEDAEIQSLKPNPKGLFYLMEKAGVTAEETLMIGDRDDRDGEMARRANAHFLLRGKPNKKTVNKEAYFIHWGYFLDHLKAAFNEK; this is translated from the coding sequence TTGCCCTTTTCCGCCATTCCGTTTGAGAAACTTAAACTCATTGTTTTTGATGTTGATGGGACGCTTTATCCGCAGTTTCCTATTCGGCGAAACATGGTTGTCCGCCTATTATGGGAACTGGTGAAAAACCGCTCCTTCCGCACCTCTAACATCATTCAAGATTACCGGCATTTGCGTGAAAAATTTGGAGAAGACAATACGCCTGATTTTTCCGCCAAAGTAAAAAAAGAAATTCAGGCCAAATACCATCTCAGTTCTGACGAATATGATGTCTTTATCGAAGAGTGGCTGTATGAAAAACCGCTTTCATGGCTTGTAAATATCCGTTTTCCAGAAATGGAAGACGTCTTTGAATTTCTAAAACAGCATAAAATTAAAATCGGTATTCTCTCTGATTTTCCTGCCGAAGATAAAATTAGCAAGCTCCATCTGACCGCTGACTATATTTACTGGGCGGAAGATGCTGAAATTCAATCGCTCAAACCCAATCCGAAAGGCCTCTTCTATCTCATGGAAAAAGCTGGCGTTACAGCAGAAGAGACGCTTATGATTGGCGATCGGGACGATCGGGACGGGGAAATGGCGCGCCGTGCAAACGCCCATTTCTTACTCAGAGGGAAACCCAACAAAAAGACCGTCAATAAGGAAGCCTATTTTATCCATTGGGGCTATTTCCTTGATCATTTAAAGGCCGCCTTTAACGAGAAATAA
- a CDS encoding DUF2213 domain-containing protein, which yields MTSQTLSQQEAFSLAFDRMGSVRTFDEDGRLNVHSTPISKACVNPYRGAEIPNYQKLGLQPNKIYQLLKCPKALAEAAPSFNSLPVLMEHVHVSAKTPHKQLVVGATGSQGVFKKPYLENSLSIWDQKAIDKIHQGEQRELSCAFFVSRR from the coding sequence ATGACCTCCCAAACGCTTTCACAGCAGGAGGCGTTTTCCCTTGCCTTTGACCGAATGGGTTCCGTTCGCACCTTTGACGAGGATGGTCGCCTCAATGTTCATTCAACCCCTATTTCAAAAGCCTGCGTTAATCCGTATCGGGGCGCAGAAATTCCCAACTATCAAAAACTTGGCCTCCAGCCTAATAAAATCTATCAGCTTTTAAAATGCCCAAAAGCCTTAGCCGAAGCCGCACCTTCCTTTAACTCTCTCCCCGTTTTAATGGAGCATGTTCATGTTTCTGCTAAAACGCCCCATAAACAACTGGTCGTTGGCGCAACAGGCAGCCAAGGCGTATTTAAAAAACCTTATTTGGAAAATTCCCTTTCCATCTGGGATCAGAAAGCCATTGATAAAATCCATCAAGGCGAACAAAGGGAGCTTTCCTGCGCCTTCTTCGTCTCCAGACGCTGA
- the nrdG gene encoding anaerobic ribonucleoside-triphosphate reductase-activating protein, with product MNYHKYYPVDVVNGEGTRCTLFVAGCEHKCRGCYNKTTWKPDSGLPFTQEIEDRILTDLKDQRIKRQGLSLSGGDPLHPHNVPAILKLVKRVKTECPSKDVWLWTGYTKENLTAAQAEILDFIDVLIDGKFVEELKDPALFWRGSSNQVIHRLS from the coding sequence ATGAATTATCACAAATATTACCCTGTCGATGTTGTGAATGGAGAGGGGACGCGCTGTACCCTTTTTGTGGCGGGCTGTGAGCATAAATGCCGAGGCTGTTATAATAAAACCACTTGGAAGCCAGATTCTGGCCTGCCTTTCACCCAAGAGATTGAGGATCGCATTCTGACGGATTTGAAAGATCAGCGGATTAAACGCCAAGGACTTTCTTTGTCAGGGGGAGACCCTCTTCACCCGCACAACGTGCCTGCAATTTTAAAGCTGGTGAAACGGGTTAAAACAGAATGCCCTTCTAAGGATGTTTGGCTTTGGACGGGATACACAAAGGAAAATTTAACGGCAGCACAGGCAGAGATTCTTGATTTTATAGATGTTTTAATTGATGGGAAATTTGTCGAGGAACTCAAAGACCCAGCCCTGTTCTGGCGAGGCAGCAGCAATCAAGTCATTCATCGGCTAAGCTAG
- the nrdD gene encoding anaerobic ribonucleoside-triphosphate reductase: MKPVVVKRDGCQVLFNEIRIREAVQHAAEAAGIDDPDYCVTVAREVASQLEGQKKVDIREIQEAVENQLMAGPYKKLARVYIEYRHDRDVAREQRGRLTQEISGLLEQNNPALLNENANKDSKVIPTQRDLLAGIVAKHYAKRHFLPRDVVLAHERGEIHYHDLDYSPFFPMFNCMLIDLKGMLTQGFKMGNAEIEPPRSISTATAVTAQIIAQVASHIYGGTTINCIDEILEPYVKISYQKHKQIAQEWGISDVEAYAQSRTEKECYDAFQSLEYEVNTLHTANGQTPFVTFSFGLGTSWEARLIQQSILRNRLAGLGKNHKTAVFPKLVFVIRQGVNRTHGDANYDVKQLALECASKRMYPDILNYDQVVKVTGSFKTPMGCRSFLGVYEENGEKIHDGRNNLGVISVNLPRIALEAKGDESRFWALLDDRLEIAKKALMTRIARLEGIKARVAPILYMEGACGVRLKADDDISQIFKNGRATISLGYIGLHETINALFGGKTHIFDDEDLRKKGVEIVARLRKATDDWKKETGYGFSLYSTPSENLCDRFCRLDVAEFGLISGVTDKGYYTNSFHLDVEKKVNPYDKIDFEAPYPSLATGGFICYGEYPNIQHNLKSLEDVWDYSYGSVPYYGTNTPIDECYECGFSGEFECTSKGFTCPKCGNHDSAKVSVTRRVCGYLGSPDARPFNAGKQEEVKRRVKHLDNGQLG; encoded by the coding sequence GTGAAGCCAGTGGTCGTTAAACGGGATGGATGCCAGGTTTTATTTAATGAAATCCGTATCAGGGAAGCCGTCCAGCATGCTGCGGAAGCGGCAGGGATTGATGACCCTGATTATTGCGTCACTGTTGCAAGAGAAGTTGCCTCTCAATTAGAAGGTCAGAAAAAAGTCGATATTCGGGAGATTCAAGAAGCGGTTGAAAACCAGCTCATGGCAGGCCCATATAAAAAGCTTGCACGGGTTTATATTGAATACCGCCATGACAGAGATGTCGCCCGTGAACAGCGTGGGCGTTTAACGCAGGAAATTTCGGGCCTTTTGGAGCAGAATAATCCAGCTTTGCTCAATGAAAATGCGAATAAAGACAGTAAAGTCATTCCGACACAGCGTGATCTTCTTGCGGGTATTGTTGCGAAACATTACGCAAAACGGCATTTTTTGCCCCGGGATGTCGTTCTGGCGCATGAAAGAGGCGAAATTCACTACCATGATTTAGATTATTCGCCCTTTTTCCCGATGTTTAACTGCATGCTGATTGACCTGAAGGGCATGTTGACGCAGGGCTTTAAAATGGGAAATGCAGAGATTGAACCGCCACGCTCTATTTCCACCGCCACCGCTGTGACAGCGCAGATTATTGCGCAGGTCGCCAGTCATATTTATGGTGGGACAACGATTAACTGTATCGATGAGATTTTAGAGCCTTACGTTAAAATCAGCTATCAAAAACACAAACAGATTGCCCAAGAATGGGGGATTTCAGATGTCGAGGCCTATGCGCAGTCCCGTACGGAAAAAGAGTGCTATGACGCTTTCCAATCGCTGGAATATGAGGTCAATACGCTTCATACGGCCAACGGGCAAACGCCGTTTGTGACGTTTAGCTTTGGCCTTGGCACAAGCTGGGAGGCACGCCTGATTCAGCAGTCCATTCTTCGCAACCGTCTTGCAGGGCTTGGTAAAAATCATAAAACGGCTGTTTTCCCAAAATTAGTGTTTGTTATCCGTCAGGGGGTCAACCGTACCCACGGAGATGCGAACTATGATGTAAAGCAGTTGGCCTTAGAATGCGCCAGCAAGCGCATGTATCCTGATATTCTTAATTATGATCAGGTCGTGAAAGTGACAGGTTCATTTAAAACGCCGATGGGCTGCCGCAGTTTCCTCGGTGTTTATGAGGAAAATGGCGAGAAAATCCATGATGGGCGCAATAATCTCGGGGTGATTAGTGTGAATTTACCTCGGATTGCTCTGGAGGCCAAAGGCGATGAAAGCCGTTTTTGGGCGTTGCTGGACGATCGTCTGGAAATTGCGAAAAAGGCGTTGATGACCCGTATTGCCCGCTTAGAAGGGATTAAAGCCAGAGTTGCCCCCATTCTCTATATGGAAGGGGCGTGTGGTGTCCGTCTCAAAGCAGATGATGATATTTCGCAGATTTTCAAAAATGGCCGAGCCACGATCTCTTTGGGCTATATCGGCCTTCATGAGACAATCAATGCGCTTTTTGGCGGGAAAACACATATTTTTGATGATGAAGACTTGCGGAAAAAGGGCGTGGAAATTGTCGCACGTTTGAGAAAGGCGACAGATGACTGGAAAAAAGAAACAGGCTATGGCTTCAGCCTATACAGCACGCCAAGCGAAAATCTCTGCGACCGTTTCTGCCGTTTGGACGTTGCGGAATTTGGCCTGATTTCAGGGGTAACCGATAAGGGCTATTACACAAACAGTTTTCACCTTGATGTTGAGAAAAAGGTGAATCCTTATGATAAAATTGATTTTGAAGCGCCATATCCTTCCCTCGCAACAGGGGGATTTATTTGCTACGGCGAATATCCAAATATCCAGCATAATCTCAAATCCCTAGAGGATGTCTGGGATTACAGCTATGGCTCTGTGCCTTATTACGGCACGAATACTCCGATTGATGAATGTTATGAATGCGGTTTTTCGGGGGAATTTGAATGCACGAGCAAAGGCTTTACCTGTCCAAAATGTGGCAATCATGATTCTGCCAAGGTGTCTGTGACACGCCGTGTTTGCGGGTATCTGGGCAGTCCTGACGCACGCCCCTTTAATGCTGGCAAGCAGGAAGAGGTGAAACGCCGTGTGAAACATTTGGACAATGGCCAGCTTGGCTAG
- a CDS encoding DUF4054 domain-containing protein, translating into MTIPSNQSGCFSFDASAWKATFPLFSSLSDPQAEFYFNCACDYLNNTPASPVRNLAQRERLLWLLTAHLEQLGLTADQDAENAPNGLVGRISSASRGSVSLSTDGSGIPRNGWWFAQTPYGASFWQATLPLRQMHLLPGRPHFARIFP; encoded by the coding sequence ATGACAATCCCTTCAAATCAAAGCGGATGTTTCTCTTTTGACGCAAGTGCGTGGAAGGCAACCTTCCCCCTTTTTTCATCCCTTAGCGATCCACAGGCCGAATTTTATTTTAACTGCGCCTGCGATTATTTAAACAATACGCCTGCCTCTCCTGTACGCAATCTCGCCCAGCGTGAACGGCTTTTATGGCTTTTAACCGCCCATCTTGAGCAATTAGGCCTCACGGCGGATCAAGACGCTGAAAATGCGCCCAATGGACTTGTCGGACGTATTTCCTCCGCCAGCCGAGGCTCAGTCTCCCTCAGCACAGATGGGAGCGGTATTCCCCGCAATGGCTGGTGGTTTGCCCAAACGCCCTACGGGGCAAGCTTCTGGCAGGCCACTTTACCCCTGCGCCAAATGCATCTCCTCCCCGGCAGACCGCATTTTGCCAGAATTTTTCCTTAA